In one Acidaminococcales bacterium genomic region, the following are encoded:
- a CDS encoding polymer-forming cytoskeletal protein, which yields MFGSSKKSVVNTSAGPSGNVETLIGKTTSLNGVLNSDGSVRVEGMFEGQITAKGDIFIGPDSRIKAEINGRNVTISGTVTGNVSVNEKLELLAGATLNGDIKVKKLVIEEGAVFKGISETKNEIAKPMASVTPAK from the coding sequence GTGTTCGGTTCAAGCAAAAAATCTGTTGTAAATACTTCCGCCGGGCCTTCCGGCAACGTTGAAACATTGATTGGAAAAACTACGTCATTGAACGGCGTTTTAAATTCTGACGGTTCGGTGCGGGTAGAGGGTATGTTTGAGGGGCAGATCACTGCCAAAGGGGACATTTTCATCGGGCCCGACAGCCGGATAAAGGCGGAGATCAACGGCCGCAACGTAACCATTTCCGGCACGGTCACCGGCAATGTAAGCGTAAACGAAAAACTGGAATTGCTGGCGGGCGCTACATTGAACGGCGACATAAAAGTGAAAAAACTGGTAATCGAAGAAGGCGCAGTCTTTAAAGGCATAAGCGAAACAAAAAATGAAATCGCCAAACCGATGGCATCCGTCACGCCGGCAAAATGA